The nucleotide sequence TGCGACGAGGACACCGTGCTGCGGCTGCGCGACGCGCTCGTGACCGCGGTACGGACCGGTGAACTGCCCGAGGAGCGGCTGGCCGACGCCGCGGCGCGCGTGCGCGCCCTGGCGTCCTGGACCCAGGCGCACCGGGTCAGGGGGGCTGGATCGGTGCCGGGCGCGGCAGTGCAGGAGGGGACCGCGCCCGGCGCCGACATCGGACTCGTCGCCGCCCGCAGGGCCCTGAAGGTGACCCGCGGGGAGCGCCCGTACACGCCGATGACCGGCGCCCCCTACGTGGCCGCCTTCACCCCCGTCGCGAACTTCGCGGTCGGCGACGAGACCCCCTGGGGCATCGCCGCCGAGCTGGAGCGGCTGCTGCCCGGCACGGAGACCGGCTCCTTCGCCGACGCCTCGACGGAGGCCGTCCTGGCCGCCGCGGGGGAGCGGCGGATCGTGGCGGTCGTACGGGACCTCCACCGGCACCCGTGGATGACCGAGGCGCTGGACGGCCTGGTCGCGGCCCGCCCCGACACGGTCGTGGTCGAGATGGGCCTCAACGAGGCGGAGCCCCGCGGGGCCCTGCACGTCGCCACGCACGGCGCGGCCCGGGTCTGCGGCCGCGCGGCCGCCGAGGCCGTGGTCGGCACCGGCGCCTGAGCGCCCGTACGAGGAAGGGGCCCGGCACCTGATCCAGGTGCCGGGCCCCTTTTCTCGCGTCCGGTCCTAGATGCCCTGCCAGGCGGGCTTGTTGGCGAAGGTGTGGCGGAAGTAGTCCGCGAGCTTCAGCTTGGAGGCGGCGGCCTCGTCCACCACGACCGTGGCGTGCGGGTGCAGCTGGAGCGCGGAGGCCGGCACGAGCGCCGCGACGGGACCCTCGACGGTCTGCGCCACGGCCTCGGCCTTGCCCTCGCCGGTGGCGAGCAGCACCAGGTGACGGGCCTCCAGGATGGTGCCGATGCCCTGGGTGATGACGTGGTGCGGCACCTGCTCGATGTCGTTGTCGAAGAAGCGGGCGTTGTCCACGCGGGTCTGCTCGGTGAGCGTCTTGATCCGGGTGCGGGAGGCGAGCGAGGAGCACGGCTCGTTGAAGCCGATGTGCCCGTCGGTGCCGATGCCGAGGATCTGGAGGTCCACGCCGCCGGCCTCGGACAGCGCCCGGTCGTAGGCCTCGCAGGCCGCCAGGACGTCCTCGGCGGAGCCGTCGGGGCCCATGAAGGCCTCCGGGGAGAGCCCGAGCGGCTCGACGACCTGGCGCAGCACGGTGGAGCGGTACGACTCGGGGTGACCCGAGGGCAGGCCCACGTACTCGTCCAGCTGGGCGATCCGGGCGCGGGAGGCGTCCACGGAGCCGGCCGAGACCTGGGCGATCAGGGCGTCGTAGATGGGCAGCGGAGTCGAGCCCGTGGCCACGCCGAGCAGCGCGTCGGGCTTGCGGCGCAGGAGGTCGGCGATGCCGTCCGCGATGAGCTCGCCGCCCGCCTTGGCGTCCTTGACGATGACAACTTCCACGCTGTGCCTGCCGATCTGGTGAGGGGCTGGGGGAGGAGCCGTGTGGTATAGACCAATCTAAGTCCAAATCTAGCAGAGGAGGGCCCTTCCCCTCATGCCGTTCCGCACCCCGGACGCCCCCGGTACGCCCGCGCCGCCTCCATCGTCGACCGCCCCGGCCCCACCAGCCACTCGAACCCCCCGCGCCCCACTGGTCAGGCGAGCGAGCCTCCCGTCACGTCGATCCACTGCCCGGTGATCCAGCGCCCGTCGTGCGAGGCGAGGAAGGCCACCACGTCCGCTATGTCCTCCGGGGTGCCGACCTTGCCCAGCGCCGACATCGCCTCCGCCCCCGCCCAGGCCTCGTCGTTCCCCCGCAGCCAGCCCGCGTTGATGTCGGTGTCCACGATGCCCGGCGCCACCGCGTTGACCGTGATCCCGCGCGGGCCCAGCACCTTCGACAGATAGCGGGTGAACACGTCCAGCGCGCCCTTCGACATCGCGTACGCCATCAGGTCCGGCATCACCGCCGCGTGCGAGAGGCCCGTCGAGACGTTCACGATCCGGCCCCCGTCGCGCAGCCGCTCCGCGCCGAGCCGGGCGAGGAAGAAGGGTGCCCTGGTGTTGACCGCGAAGATCCGCTCGTACTCCTCGGCGGTGATCGTCGCGAACGGGGCGGAGGCCCCGATCCCCGCGTTGTTCACCAGGATGTCCAGGCCGTCGGCGTGGGCGTCGAACGCCGCCCACAGCGCCTCCGCGTCCCCCGGGACCCCCAGCTCCTGCCCGATCGCGAAGGCCTCGCCGCCGGCCGCCTCGATCGCCGCGACCGTCTCCTTGGCCGCCGCCTCGTTGGAGCCGTAGTGCACCGCGACCCGCGCGCCGTCCCGGCCGAGCCGCTCGGCGATTCCCCTCCCGATGCCCCGGCTGCCGCCCGTCACCAGTGCGGTCCTTCCGGCCAGCCTCCCCGTCGTCTCCCCCGTGGTCCTGCGGTCGAGCCCGAGCACGCCCATGGCGACGCCCCCCTCATTCTGTAGCGGTCGTTATGGAATGACCGTACCCCACTTCCGTAGCACCCGCTATAGAATTCACTCCATGGTGACGACACGGCGTGGCCGACCCCGCTCCTTCGACCGCCCCACGGCCCTGGAGAAGGCGACCATGGCCTTCTGGGAGCACGGCTACGAGACGACCTCCGTCGCCGACCTCACCCGCGCCATGGGCATCAGCGCCCCCAGCCTCTATGCCGCCTTCGGCGACAAGAAGACGCTGTTCGAGGAGGTCGTCGAGGTCTACGCGGGCTCGTACGGCGCGTACGGAGGGCGGGCCTTCGCGGAGGAGCCGACCGCCCGCGGCGCCATCGGCCGGGTCCTGGCCGAGGCCGCCGAGCTCTTCACGGAGCCGGGCCACCCCCGCGGCTGCCTGATGATCTCCGCCGCGATCAACTGCTCGACCCCCGAGGTCGAGGAGGCCCTGCGCGAGCGCCGAAATCGCAACCTGGCCTCCTTCGAGACCCGGATACACCAGGGCGTCGACGCCGGGGAGCTGCCGGCCGACACCGACGCCCGGGCCCTCGCCCGGTTCAGCGGCGCCGTCCTCCAGGGCATGTCCCAGCAGGCCCGCGACGGGGCGACGAAGGAGGAACTGGCGGCCGTGGCGGAGTGGGCCATGCGGTCCTGGCCCGCGGCGGAGTGAGGCCCGGCCCGGCCGGCCGGTCGGGGCCCGCACCCGCGGAACGGCCACCGCACCCGCGGAACGGCCCCGGAAACACCCGCGGGCCGCGGCGCCCGGCGGGACCCTCAGCCCGCCCGGCACCGCAGCCCGGAGTTTGCTCCGGCCGGGGGTGTGCGGTCCCTCGGCCGTGTGGGAGGTCTCGACGCAGTCAGGGCAGAGAGCGTCGGGTACCTCGTTCCATCCTCCTGTGCGGGGAGGATGGAGGTCTATTGCGTTCATTGTGGACTAGACCATTCTTGTCTGTCCATCCACAGGAACGCGGTGCTTCCTGGCCCATCCTCCAGCACGGAGCGCCGGAGATCCAGGTTCACCGCCCCTTTATTCCGCGGGTACGCTCGCACCGTGCCCTCCATGAACGACCTCGTGCGCCAGCACACCGCCCTGAGCGACTCGGACCTCGAGTGGCTCCACCTGCTGGTGTCGGAGTGGCAGCTGCTCTCCGACCTCTCCTTCGCCGACCTCGTCCTCTGGGTCCCGACCCTCGACGGCACGCGGTACGTCTCCGTCGCCCAGATGCGGCCGAACACCGGCCCCACCTCCTACCAGGACGACATGGTCGGCCACCTGGTGCCGCGCGGCCGCCGTCCGCTGCTCGACGCCGCCCTCGACGAGGGCCGGATCGTCCGCGAGGGCGACCCCGAGTGGCGCGAGGAGGTCCCGGTACGGGTCGAGTCCATCCCGGTGCGCCGTGAGGGCCGGGTCCTCGGCGTCATCGCCCGCAACACCAACCTGCTGACCGTCCGCACCCCCTCCCGGCTGGAGCTCACCTACCTCCAGTCGGCCTCCGACCTCGCCCAGATGATCGCGGCCGGGACCTTTCCCTTCCCCGGCGAGCAGGTCGACATGGACTCCTCGCCGCGGGCCGGCGACGGGCTCGTCCGCCTCGACGCCGAGGGCATCGTCCAGTACGCCTCGCCCAACGCCCTCTCCGCGTACCACCGGCTGGGCCTGGCCGCCGACCTCGTCGGCCAGCACCTGGGCCAGATCACCGCCGAACTCGCTCCCTCCCGGGGGCCGGTGGACGAGGCACTGGTCACCCTGGCCTCCGGCTACGCGCCGCGCGAGTTCGAGGTCGAGGGCAACGGCGGGGTGATCCAGCTGCGGGCGATCCCGCTCAAGCCCAAGGGCACCCGCATCGGTTCGCTCGTCCTGCTCCGGGACGTCACCGAACTGCGCCGCCGCGAGCGCGAGTTGATCACCAAGGACGCCACCATCCGGGAGATCCACCACCGGGTGAAGAACAACCTCCAGACGGTGGCCGCCCTGTTGCGCCTCCAGGCCCGCCGGATGGACTCCGAGGGCGGCCGCGAGGCCCTCAACGAGGCCGTGCGGCGCGTGGGTTCGATCGCGATCGTCCATGAGACGCTGTCCCAGAACCTGGACGAGCGGGTGGAGTTCGACGAGATCGCCGACCGGGTGATCGCGATGGTCGCCGAGATCTCCCCGGGCAAGGTCACCTGCCGGCGCAACGGCCGCTTCGGCATCCTCGACGCCGAGGTCGCGACCCCGCTCTCGATGGTCCTCACCGAGATCCTGCAGAACGCCCTGGAGCACGCGTTCGCTCCGGGCGACGAGGGTGCGGTGGAGGTCACGGCCGTGCGCGGCGACTCCCGGACCGACGCCCGGCTCCTGATCACGGTCCAGGACGACGGCCGCGGTCTGCCCGAGGGCTTCGACCCGCAGCGGGCGGGCAACCTCGGCCTGCAGATCGTACGGACCCTGGTGGAAGGGGAGTTGGGCGGTTCCTTCGACATGCTGCCGGGCGCCGAGCGCGGCACGAAGGTGGTCCTCGACATTCCCGTACAGCCGCAGAAGTGACCGGCCGGGCCCGTACAGCCGCAGAAGTGACCGGCCGGGCCCGAACAGCAGCGAGCCCCGGACCGAAGGAGTCGGTCCGGGGCTCGAATGCTGTGGGTTACTGCTGCGCGCTGCGGCTCAAGAGCGGTGAATGCATACGCGATGTATGCGCCGCCGGCCTCAGGCTGTCGGTGGGCGTCAGGCGCTGGCGTTACGCGCCCGGTTGCGAGCGGCGCGGCGCTTCATCGCGCGGCGCTCGTCCTCGCTGAGGCCACCCCAGACGCCGGAGTCCTGGCCGGACTCGAGCGCCCACTGCAGGCACTGCTCCATGACGGGGCAGCGGCGACAGACGGCCTTGGCTTCCTCGATCTGCAGCAGCGCAGGACCGGTGTTGCCGATGGGGAAGAACAGCTCGGGGTCTTCCTCACGACAAACGGCGTTGTGACGCCAGTCCATGGCTGCTACCTCTCTAGGGTGTTACAAGCTGGTTGCTTGTGAATGTGAACGCTTTCA is from Streptomyces venezuelae ATCC 10712 and encodes:
- a CDS encoding SDR family oxidoreductase, with translation MGVLGLDRRTTGETTGRLAGRTALVTGGSRGIGRGIAERLGRDGARVAVHYGSNEAAAKETVAAIEAAGGEAFAIGQELGVPGDAEALWAAFDAHADGLDILVNNAGIGASAPFATITAEEYERIFAVNTRAPFFLARLGAERLRDGGRIVNVSTGLSHAAVMPDLMAYAMSKGALDVFTRYLSKVLGPRGITVNAVAPGIVDTDINAGWLRGNDEAWAGAEAMSALGKVGTPEDIADVVAFLASHDGRWITGQWIDVTGGSLA
- a CDS encoding WhiB family transcriptional regulator; the encoded protein is MDWRHNAVCREEDPELFFPIGNTGPALLQIEEAKAVCRRCPVMEQCLQWALESGQDSGVWGGLSEDERRAMKRRAARNRARNASA
- a CDS encoding TetR/AcrR family transcriptional regulator, producing the protein MVTTRRGRPRSFDRPTALEKATMAFWEHGYETTSVADLTRAMGISAPSLYAAFGDKKTLFEEVVEVYAGSYGAYGGRAFAEEPTARGAIGRVLAEAAELFTEPGHPRGCLMISAAINCSTPEVEEALRERRNRNLASFETRIHQGVDAGELPADTDARALARFSGAVLQGMSQQARDGATKEELAAVAEWAMRSWPAAE
- the nagB gene encoding glucosamine-6-phosphate deaminase translates to MEVVIVKDAKAGGELIADGIADLLRRKPDALLGVATGSTPLPIYDALIAQVSAGSVDASRARIAQLDEYVGLPSGHPESYRSTVLRQVVEPLGLSPEAFMGPDGSAEDVLAACEAYDRALSEAGGVDLQILGIGTDGHIGFNEPCSSLASRTRIKTLTEQTRVDNARFFDNDIEQVPHHVITQGIGTILEARHLVLLATGEGKAEAVAQTVEGPVAALVPASALQLHPHATVVVDEAAASKLKLADYFRHTFANKPAWQGI
- a CDS encoding sensor histidine kinase, giving the protein MNDLVRQHTALSDSDLEWLHLLVSEWQLLSDLSFADLVLWVPTLDGTRYVSVAQMRPNTGPTSYQDDMVGHLVPRGRRPLLDAALDEGRIVREGDPEWREEVPVRVESIPVRREGRVLGVIARNTNLLTVRTPSRLELTYLQSASDLAQMIAAGTFPFPGEQVDMDSSPRAGDGLVRLDAEGIVQYASPNALSAYHRLGLAADLVGQHLGQITAELAPSRGPVDEALVTLASGYAPREFEVEGNGGVIQLRAIPLKPKGTRIGSLVLLRDVTELRRRERELITKDATIREIHHRVKNNLQTVAALLRLQARRMDSEGGREALNEAVRRVGSIAIVHETLSQNLDERVEFDEIADRVIAMVAEISPGKVTCRRNGRFGILDAEVATPLSMVLTEILQNALEHAFAPGDEGAVEVTAVRGDSRTDARLLITVQDDGRGLPEGFDPQRAGNLGLQIVRTLVEGELGGSFDMLPGAERGTKVVLDIPVQPQK